The Prosthecobacter dejongeii genome window below encodes:
- a CDS encoding RNA pyrophosphohydrolase produces the protein MSESHATPITIPILYRPNVGIILTNEQDEIFVAERINIPGAWQFPQGGIDDGEDAETAMYREMAEEIGVTPDKVMLLERRDGYRYAFAKGRLKYGIYGGQEQSYFRCRFLGQDSDVNLAATHQEFSHWRWIKPEEFQMSWVPKFKRAVYRQVFLDFFGLELAPVEN, from the coding sequence ATGTCTGAAAGTCACGCCACGCCCATCACCATTCCCATCCTTTATCGCCCCAATGTCGGGATTATCCTGACCAATGAGCAGGATGAGATTTTTGTCGCTGAGCGGATCAACATTCCTGGGGCTTGGCAGTTCCCTCAGGGCGGCATTGACGATGGCGAAGATGCAGAAACCGCCATGTATCGAGAGATGGCTGAGGAGATCGGGGTTACCCCAGATAAAGTGATGCTGCTCGAGCGTCGCGATGGTTACCGTTATGCCTTTGCCAAAGGTCGCCTGAAATACGGCATCTACGGTGGCCAGGAGCAGAGCTATTTCCGCTGTCGTTTTTTGGGTCAGGATAGCGATGTCAATCTCGCCGCCACTCATCAGGAGTTCAGCCACTGGCGCTGGATCAAGCCGGAAGAATTCCAGATGTCTTGGGTGCCCAAATTTAAACGGGCCGTTTATCGCCAGGTCTTTTTGGACTTCTTTGGGCTGGAGTTAGCTCCGGTTGAGAATTGA